The DNA segment CGAATCACCGCATCCCAGTCTGGAAACCCCTCTGGACGATTTTGGGTTAGAGGATTTCTTGGAACCGCCTACCTAAAGGCTGCAAGGGGGGCCCATTGGGGACGATGCGACGCTTTGCATTTGGTGATTGTCGTCAATCGCTCAGGACGTAAAAAACAATCCTTGGCGGTTCCCCAGTGGGATTGCTGCTGCTGCTGCTGCTGCTGCTGCTGCTGCGCGAAGAGGCATCAAAAAATCCCAACACGCTGCGTCAGCGAGGGATTGCGTTCCCGGTCCCTCGCTGACGCGGCGGGTTGGGATTTCGAAAGCCTGCGAGCTCGGAGAGACAGCTGCTTTAAATGCAATGCCAACAGCTTCCGAGACCACCAACGCGTCACTGATAGATTTGACGTCCCCCTGTGAAAGCTGCAGGGACTATCGTCTGACGACGGTAGCTACGGCAGAGAGGTCGCTACGTCCGCTGTGAGTGAACGCTCCCGCAAAGCTGCTTTCGCGGGCCGGAAGGCTACATTTTTAGGACCTTCTGGATGGCATCGCGACGGTCTGTGGCCTGCTTGGTCAATCGCGGCATTTTGGAAAGATAATTGAATTCTTCGTTCAGCAGGGCCAACCATCGAGGATCGCGTCGCTTGAGCAAGTGAGGGCCGAAGAGGACTTGAATTTCGGGGTTCTGATTGGGGTAGGCCGGGTCGCTGGTTTCGCTCGAACGTTGTAGGACCAGGATGTTGTAGGGCCAGTGTCCAATCGCCAGTTGTTCATCAATCAAGTGGAAATTGCTCTCCAGAGCCCATTGACGCACGTCCTCGGGACACCGATTGGGTTGGATGATCAGGCGGTCCGGGAGCCGAGCGGGAGCGGTTTGCAGGATGCGGACGATCGTGGCAGCTCCCATTCCGCAAATGCTTAAACTGTCCGCTTCGCCCGGCCGCAAACCGAGGACTCCTTCTGCAAACCGGACGTCCGCGTTCAGCCCAGCGAGCGTCGCTTGCGAATTTCGCCAGGGCTGGACTTTGTTTTCAATTGCGATCCCTTGTTCGATTCGCCCGGCCGTCAATAATGCTTTTAACAGATATGCGTGATCCGAACCGATGTCCGCATGAACACGGCAGCGAATTTGCTTGGCAACCGTTTTTAGGCGTTCGTCTAAGCGAGGCATCTGCGAATTAATTCAATGTATTGGAGGAAACGATCAGCGATGGAATGGTCCAAACTACCTGCCACACGAATGGTATGCCCCACCTGTCAACGTAAGTTTTTGCTCGATGAAACGAAAACGCCACCGTTCTGCAGCGAACGATGCCAGATGATCGATTTGGGCCGCTGGCTAAAGGAAGAAAACGGACTTCCTTTTGAAGGGGACCCTGGCGACACACCGGTGGAGTATCGCGAATAAGTGCTTCAGTGTTAGAGTGCTTCAGTATTATTGAGAGGTCGCACGGAGCCGAGTCACTATCGCGGAAGGACCTTTCCGATGGACCAGGTCTTTGTCCAGCGGATTTAGGTCTTTGTAGTACTGATGGAGCGATTCACGCTGTTCACTTGCGTCGGCCGATTCCTGTTGTGCATCAAGTGCCAGCACTAGGTAAGACAATGCCAAGGTTTGGAATACAGGCTGTAGCTGACCATCCTTGAGGATGTCCCGCATCAGTTTTTCCGATGCCTTCCATTCGCCTCTTTGCTGATAAAGCCTAGCAAGTTGAAGTTTGGCTTTGAGCGCGTATTCGCGGTTCGATTCACTTTCGCTGGGCGGATGTAATTCCCAAACCGCTTTCCATGCGGATGGTTGATCAACACTGGCCGCTTCCAAAAACTGGGCGGTTGCAGAATCCTTTACGGTCACCTGAAAAGAATCGGCTGCCAGCAGTTGGCGGATGGATGGCGGAGACCAACTGGCAGCAAATGCGGCTCCACTTAGCAGTCCGATCAGTGGCAATAGCCACAGTATCAGATTCCGCCAAACCGTGGTCCGCTGGTAGTTGGCGTGACTGTCGACCGCATACTGAAGCGCCATAGAAGCGGAGAGCTGGATCGTTGATTGGGAAAGCGATGACGCTTGATTGGTAACCCCCATTCGGATCGCTTCGGAAAGCTGTTGAGGCGTTTGGAAGCGACCTTCTGGATCTTTGCAAAGAAGCTTTTCAACGATGGTTACAAGCCAATTTGGCAAATCGTCACTGGCTCGACCGGCAATCAGACTTGGCGGGGCTTCGTGCAAGTGTTTTACTGCCATCGCAAGTGCATCATCCGCTTCAAATGGAGGCCGACCGGTCAGCAGGTGAAACATTGTGACTCCTAGGGAGTACATGTCACTGCGGATATCAACCGCTTTCCCTTGAACCTGTTCGGGGCTCATGTAACGAGGGGTCCCCATCGTCAACCCGACTTGGGTTAGTTCGGTCACCCCATCGCCCCCTTGCATCCGTGCCAGCCCGAAATCGGCGACTTTGATTTCGCCGCGATTGCTGACCATCACGTTTTCTGGCTTGATGTCGCGGTGAGTGATGTTGGCATCGGCGGCTGCCGACAGGGCCTCGGTGACGCCGATCAAAATCTTGATCCCATCGACAACCGAAAACGCCCCTTCCCGTTCCAGCTGTTCGCGAAGGTTGCGCCCGTCGACAAACTCTTGCACGATGTAGTGATGGGAATTCTGTTCCCCGACTTCAAATACCTGCACGATATTCGCGTGAGACAACCTTGCCACCGCACGAGCTTCGCGGCGGAAGCGTTCGACGTATTTGGCGTCTCTCGAAAGATCGCGGCGCAGTACCTTGATCGCAACTTGCCTACCCAGCGAAATCTGTTGGGCGACGTAGACGTCGGCCATCCCACCACGGCCAAGCCGGCGGAGGATTTGATAATCACCGAGTAGTTGCCCGGTAAGTTCCACACTTCCGTTTTCGTCCTGCGGACTTTTCGGAGGCTCTGCCCTCAATGGCGCATGTTCCGGGGTGACTCCCTTTTCCGGCTGATTGGGGGAGGACCCTTTAGGGTGATCTTGAGAATCGGTCATTCGGCCGCCGATTGGTGAGAGTCCAGGGACGATGGGGGCTTCGCAGCGGGAGGCGTGATTGCGACAACCTGATTTAGATTTCCGCTCCGGAAGCCTTCCATATCGACTGTTACGAATGAAAAGCCGATTTGTTTCAGGGCTTGAACCGTCTTCTGCCATCCTTCCGATTCTAGCAGTTGTGGCAACTGGCGATGGGCAATTTCGATCCGTGCCAAATTGTCCGCGTGGATTCGGACTCGCAGTGGAGAAAACCCTTTCGCCGCGAGAAACGTTTCGGCTTGTTCCACCATTTTTAGACGCTCGGGGGTCACTTCCACTCCGTAGGCAATTCGGCTGGAAAGGCAGGGGGACGCTGGAGCATCCCAAACCGATAGTCCCCAGTAAATCGCCAGCTGCCGGACGCCTCGTTTGTTGATCCCCAGATCGGCTAACGGTGTCCGTACGGCGACTTCACGCCCCGCTTCGATACCGGGACGGTGGTCCCCAAGGTCATCGGAGTTCGTTCCCGAAATGATGATTTCTGTTTGATTTTCTTTCGCGATATCACGAAGTCGCCGATACAACGTTTCTTTACAAAAGTAGCACCGTTGTTTGTCATTGCGGATGTATTCCGGACGGTCGGTTTCACTGGTAGCGACCGTCAGGTGCTGGATCCCGATTTGTCGTGCAACGTCGCGAGCGATTCGCAACTGCTTTGCGGACAGGCTTGGGCTGACCGCGGTGACCGCGATCGCCGATTCAGGCAAGACACGTGCCGCGGCCGCGGCAACGACCGCGCTGTCGACTCCACCGGAAAACGCAATGATGCATTTCCGATAGGTCGAAATATGTCTACACAATTTCTTCGCGATCACCGCGACGGATTCGGCAGAGTGAGAAGCGGACTGCGAAGGAGAAATCGTCACGAATACCTACAGGTCGGAAGACGGATCTGGAGTGGATCAGGAACCGAATCCCTTTCCTATGCGCCGGGCGAAACCGAGTCTTTATGTTAGCACGAATCGCTTTGGTAGGGAGGGTTCGCTAAGCTTCACAAATCGGTTCGGTAGGAAATAGACCGTCTACCTGTAGTGAAGGTCGGGCATCGCGCAATAGTGCAAGGTAGGACCAGACCACCCGACACAACCGTTGGACCCTACCGAGCCGTTTCAAGTTCGCGCCCGCTGCGTTCAACGAACTAGAAATCGAGGGATTGGAGGAAAGAATGGCGGCATTCCAAACCCTCCGAAAACCGCCGCTGACCACAAAGGTAGGGCCGGTTCGCCGTATCGAACGAGGACCTCGGCAACCCTTTCTAAGCAGCGGCGATGGGCTCCTTTGAGGGGCGATTGTGCAATGCCGCCCGCAGGTGCCAAGTCGATGGCATTGGGCGACCGTTGCCTGGAAAGACTGTGATTACCTGTCGGAGCGGCCGAATTCGGCTCTTACCCAGAAACCGCAATCCAATTGGCGGTGGTGCGGATCGATCAGTTCGGCGCGACGTGTGGATACCGACAGCCCTTCGCCGAACCTGTCTCGCAGCCAGCGAACAATGTCCCTGCCTTCAATCTGTTCGCTATGGCCTGTGATCAACATCGCCGTCCGAGGCCCGCTAAGCAATTGAATGCAGTCGGACAGCAATGGCCACAGGTCACGCTCCAGACGCCAGGCACTCCCTTTGGGGCCGTGTCCGTAGGCGGGGGGATCCAGGATGATCAATTGATAATTTCGTTCTCTCCGTAGTTCCCTTGCGACGAACTTCCGTGCGTCGTCGGTCATGAAGCGAACGGAGTCGCCAAAACCGGCCAAACCCGCCGCCACTTTTGCGGCATTCACATTCGGTTTTGCGGCGTCGACATGCGTTACCTTGGCTCCTCCAGCCGCGGCTGCAAGCGAACTCGCTCCCGTGTACGCAAACAGGTTCAGGGCGGAATCACAGCCAAGTTTCTGGGACGTTTCCGCTATCCACTGCCAGTTGTCGTATTGTTCGGGGAAGAGCCCCAGATGACCGTATGGCGTTGGTTGGACCGGCATGGAGAATCGACCGCAATCGATCTGCAAGTCCTCGGGCCAGGGGCGGTTGAACGTCCAACGGCGTTCGCTTTCGTGGTACCGCGCATCGACGCCGTCCCAAGTCGCTGCGTACTTGGGATGTCCGGCGGCCGCGGGCGACGGTCGGTCGATCACATAACCGGCTAAAGATTCTAGCTTTCGACCACGACCAAAATCGAGTAGTTGATAGGAGGACGCCACCGCTCTTATTCGTCACCCAAAAGGGCCAACGTATCGTCCACGGCACTTGGATCGATTTCCGATGTCCCTTCTTCTGTCAGATAGGTCTCCGCGGTCGCAGGCTGTGTGCCCGGTTCTGCGACATCGGCCATCGCAGAGTCGATTGCGTCGGTTCGCTGCTGAGCAATGGATGCCAAACTGCTAGACGTTTCAGGATTGTTGACGGAAATCGATTGGTTTTGACCCAAATTGACCGTCGGAACGACTCCGTCCCCAAGGCTGGCGGAGCTTTCTCCTTGTGGCTGAGATTCGCCGCTTGCCAATTGGGTACTGTCGGAGGTGGCGGCAGCGGTCGTTGCAAAGGCTTGTTGCAGATTGACTCGCAGCAGACGAACGTCATCGGAAAGGCCACGCACTTCATGATCGCTGGTGTCGCTGTCGATGTCGACCACTTGATGAACGCGTGTCCCGGAATCGTCGGTGACCGCGATATCGATTTCGGTCCCATCATCATTCATCGTAATGACCGGGTTGGTCAAATCTGAATTCTGTCCTGTAGGGAGCACAAACAGGCTTGTCTCTCCGGGAGAAACCGCCGCGAAGGTTCCTCTTGCCGGCGCCAAAGCCGCGGTGTCACGAAGCGACAGGAACGAAGGATGAATCTCTCCGATGAAGATCGCTTCCGCTTCACGGTCGCCGTCGGCTTCCGCACTTTCGAATGCAATCTGCTGAGCATCTTCGTTGCCAATCAAAAATGGAATCGCTGGGACTTCGACTTGGTAGCTGCCCGGCGCTTGGTCGGCAAAAGTGATCAAACCTGTGTTTGGGTCCGCGACTGCCGATACGCTAACGGAGTCGCCGAATTGAGTCGTGCCGGTCAACTGAGCCGTTAGAATCAGCCCACTATTCGGTAATGGCGCGGAGAAGACGAAAT comes from the Roseimaritima multifibrata genome and includes:
- a CDS encoding tRNA (adenine(22)-N(1))-methyltransferase, with the protein product MPRLDERLKTVAKQIRCRVHADIGSDHAYLLKALLTAGRIEQGIAIENKVQPWRNSQATLAGLNADVRFAEGVLGLRPGEADSLSICGMGAATIVRILQTAPARLPDRLIIQPNRCPEDVRQWALESNFHLIDEQLAIGHWPYNILVLQRSSETSDPAYPNQNPEIQVLFGPHLLKRRDPRWLALLNEEFNYLSKMPRLTKQATDRRDAIQKVLKM
- the yacG gene encoding DNA gyrase inhibitor YacG, which translates into the protein MVCPTCQRKFLLDETKTPPFCSERCQMIDLGRWLKEENGLPFEGDPGDTPVEYRE
- a CDS encoding serine/threonine-protein kinase, which encodes MTDSQDHPKGSSPNQPEKGVTPEHAPLRAEPPKSPQDENGSVELTGQLLGDYQILRRLGRGGMADVYVAQQISLGRQVAIKVLRRDLSRDAKYVERFRREARAVARLSHANIVQVFEVGEQNSHHYIVQEFVDGRNLREQLEREGAFSVVDGIKILIGVTEALSAAADANITHRDIKPENVMVSNRGEIKVADFGLARMQGGDGVTELTQVGLTMGTPRYMSPEQVQGKAVDIRSDMYSLGVTMFHLLTGRPPFEADDALAMAVKHLHEAPPSLIAGRASDDLPNWLVTIVEKLLCKDPEGRFQTPQQLSEAIRMGVTNQASSLSQSTIQLSASMALQYAVDSHANYQRTTVWRNLILWLLPLIGLLSGAAFAASWSPPSIRQLLAADSFQVTVKDSATAQFLEAASVDQPSAWKAVWELHPPSESESNREYALKAKLQLARLYQQRGEWKASEKLMRDILKDGQLQPVFQTLALSYLVLALDAQQESADASEQRESLHQYYKDLNPLDKDLVHRKGPSAIVTRLRATSQ
- the larE gene encoding ATP-dependent sacrificial sulfur transferase LarE yields the protein MTISPSQSASHSAESVAVIAKKLCRHISTYRKCIIAFSGGVDSAVVAAAAARVLPESAIAVTAVSPSLSAKQLRIARDVARQIGIQHLTVATSETDRPEYIRNDKQRCYFCKETLYRRLRDIAKENQTEIIISGTNSDDLGDHRPGIEAGREVAVRTPLADLGINKRGVRQLAIYWGLSVWDAPASPCLSSRIAYGVEVTPERLKMVEQAETFLAAKGFSPLRVRIHADNLARIEIAHRQLPQLLESEGWQKTVQALKQIGFSFVTVDMEGFRSGNLNQVVAITPPAAKPPSSLDSHQSAAE
- a CDS encoding class I SAM-dependent methyltransferase, with amino-acid sequence MASSYQLLDFGRGRKLESLAGYVIDRPSPAAAGHPKYAATWDGVDARYHESERRWTFNRPWPEDLQIDCGRFSMPVQPTPYGHLGLFPEQYDNWQWIAETSQKLGCDSALNLFAYTGASSLAAAAGGAKVTHVDAAKPNVNAAKVAAGLAGFGDSVRFMTDDARKFVARELRRERNYQLIILDPPAYGHGPKGSAWRLERDLWPLLSDCIQLLSGPRTAMLITGHSEQIEGRDIVRWLRDRFGEGLSVSTRRAELIDPHHRQLDCGFWVRAEFGRSDR